A portion of the Mesoplasma entomophilum genome contains these proteins:
- the cysS gene encoding cysteine--tRNA ligase, giving the protein MKLFDTLTQEHKKINKKSINIYSCGPTIYDYIHIGNARPIILMDTLIRFLESNDVKVNFLQNITDIDDKIIEKALVENKTEKEITDKYLAAFLENLNKLNIRMPDKLIPISEKINEMNFFISELVKAEAAYDVEGDVYFDIQKFAKEYGKLSNKKIDDLISGNRVEIDNKKMNPLDFNVWKKTNKGILFDSSFGKGRPGWHTECALLIDEYFKGQTIDIHSGGIDLQFPHHENERIQFIAKNNKELADIWMHNGHLTIDGEKMSKSLGNVMTLANFLNQYNSDILRWIFLSTYYRQPINISDDIIDQANKFIQKINNLSKKIKQIIITEQIDMTNILDENILKEFKKHMLDDLNTSRVLTLIEEIIKEINKLILTKEFEKFALKINSLNYILKTLGLSVNINTIISQDEKEIFWSWKRAVSEKDFEKADEIRKVLISKGVL; this is encoded by the coding sequence ATGAAACTATTTGATACATTAACTCAAGAACATAAGAAAATAAACAAAAAATCTATCAATATATATTCATGTGGACCTACAATTTATGACTATATCCATATTGGTAATGCAAGACCAATTATTTTAATGGACACATTAATTAGATTCTTGGAATCAAATGATGTAAAGGTCAATTTTTTACAAAACATAACTGACATTGACGATAAGATAATTGAAAAAGCTTTAGTTGAAAATAAAACTGAAAAAGAAATAACAGACAAATATTTGGCTGCTTTTTTAGAAAACCTAAATAAATTAAATATAAGAATGCCAGATAAATTAATACCCATTAGTGAAAAAATTAATGAAATGAATTTTTTTATTTCAGAATTAGTGAAAGCAGAAGCGGCATATGATGTCGAAGGCGATGTTTATTTTGATATTCAAAAATTTGCAAAAGAATATGGAAAATTATCTAACAAAAAAATTGATGACTTGATTTCAGGAAATAGAGTGGAAATTGATAATAAAAAGATGAACCCATTGGATTTTAACGTTTGAAAAAAAACCAATAAAGGAATCTTATTTGACTCTTCATTTGGTAAAGGTAGACCTGGTTGACATACAGAATGTGCTTTACTAATCGATGAATATTTTAAAGGCCAAACAATTGATATTCACTCAGGAGGCATTGATTTACAATTCCCCCACCATGAAAATGAAAGAATTCAATTCATTGCAAAAAATAATAAAGAATTAGCTGATATTTGAATGCACAATGGACACTTAACTATTGATGGTGAAAAGATGAGTAAGTCATTAGGAAATGTTATGACATTAGCAAATTTCTTAAATCAATATAATTCTGATATTTTAAGATGAATATTTTTATCAACTTATTATAGACAACCAATAAATATATCAGATGATATTATTGATCAAGCAAATAAATTTATTCAAAAGATTAATAACTTGAGTAAAAAAATAAAACAAATAATCATAACTGAACAAATTGATATGACAAATATTTTAGATGAAAATATCTTAAAAGAATTCAAAAAACATATGCTTGATGATTTAAATACTTCTAGGGTATTAACCTTAATTGAAGAAATTATAAAAGAGATAAATAAACTAATTTTAACTAAAGAATTTGAAAAATTTGCTTTAAAAATTAACTCACTAAATTACATCTTAAAAACTTTAGGTTTAAGTGTTAATATAAACACTATTATTAGCCAAGATGAAAAAGAAATATTTTGAAGTTGAAAACGCGCTGTTAGTGAAAAAGACTTTGAAAAAGCAGATGAAATAAGAAAAGTATTGATTAGTAAAGGGGTTTTATAA
- the rpmG gene encoding 50S ribosomal protein L33, which produces MHKTKSTRKIILVCEDCLSRNYSLNKSNLTQKERLEIKKFCAMCNKHTLHKETR; this is translated from the coding sequence ATGCATAAAACAAAATCTACGAGAAAAATAATTTTAGTATGTGAAGATTGTTTAAGTAGAAATTATTCGTTGAATAAAAGTAACTTAACTCAAAAAGAACGTTTAGAAATCAAAAAATTTTGCGCAATGTGCAATAAACACACATTACATAAGGAAACAAGATAA
- the rlmB gene encoding 23S rRNA (guanosine(2251)-2'-O)-methyltransferase RlmB, with the protein MDNLSLIYGKHAVNEFIKKHPNLIKKVYSSNNFKIEITDYKFQVINTDIKKIEELIGHEVNHQGVIAEVKEFNYKPFNEALNEMNNDEPKLVLILDQIQDPYNFGAIIRSSSLLGVDQIVILDHKQVFVNSTVVKTSAGTVYDMKISKVTNLSNAIKDLQKKGFWIYSTHLNSQSSDMRKVDFANKTAIVIGNEHKGVSELVMKNSDMNVFIPSTNTIDSYNANVAASLILFHVANYIGKLK; encoded by the coding sequence ATGGATAATTTAAGTTTAATTTATGGTAAACATGCAGTTAATGAGTTTATAAAAAAACACCCAAATTTAATAAAAAAAGTTTATAGCTCTAATAATTTTAAAATTGAAATCACTGACTATAAATTTCAAGTTATAAATACAGATATTAAAAAAATTGAGGAATTAATCGGACATGAAGTTAATCACCAAGGTGTCATAGCTGAAGTTAAAGAGTTTAATTATAAGCCTTTTAATGAAGCCCTAAACGAGATGAATAATGATGAACCAAAATTAGTTTTAATTTTAGACCAAATTCAAGACCCGTACAATTTTGGTGCAATAATTAGAAGTTCTAGTTTATTGGGCGTTGATCAAATTGTTATTTTAGATCATAAACAAGTTTTTGTTAACTCAACAGTTGTGAAAACATCAGCTGGAACTGTATATGACATGAAAATTAGTAAAGTAACAAATTTAAGTAATGCAATTAAGGATTTACAAAAAAAGGGCTTTTGAATATATTCAACACATTTAAATTCACAATCTAGTGATATGAGAAAAGTTGATTTTGCAAATAAAACAGCAATTGTAATCGGAAATGAGCACAAAGGTGTAAGTGAGTTAGTTATGAAAAATAGTGATATGAATGTATTTATACCATCAACTAATACAATAGACTCATACAATGCTAACGTAGCCGCATCTTTAATTCTATTTCATGTTGCCAATTATATTGGAAAACTTAAATAA